The Pseudomonadota bacterium genome segment TCGTCAAGGGCCTGCGCAAGGGTTACGGCGACCGGCTGCTGCTCGACAACGTCGACCTGCGTCTGCCGCGCGGCGGCATCGTCGGGGTCGTGGGTCCGAACGGCGCCGGCAAGACGACGCTCTTCAAGCTGATCGCTGGCCTCGAGCAGCCCGACGCCGGCACGCTCAAGCTCGGCGAGACGGTGCAGCTCGCCTACGTCGACCAATCGCGTGACGCCCTCGACGGCGACAAGACCGTCTGGGAGGAGATCTCCGACGGGCAGGAGGTAATCGAGCTCGGCAAGCGCCAGATCAGCTCGCGGGCCTACGCCAGCGGCTTCAACTTCCGCGGCTCGGACCAGCAGAAGCGCGTGTGCGAGCTCTCGGGGGGCGAGCGCAACCGCGTGCACCTGGCCAAGCTGCTGCGGCGTGGCGCCAACTTCCTGCTGCTCGACGAGCCGAGCAACGACCTCGATGTCGAAACGCTGCGCGCGCTGGAGGATGCCGTGCTGCGCTTCCCCGGCTGCGTGATGGTGATCAGCCACGACCGCTGGTTTCTTGATCGCGTGGCGACCCACATACTCGCCTTCGAGGATGACGGGCAGATCGTCTTCCTGACCGGGAATTACCAGGACTACGACGCCGACCGCCATGCGCGCCTCGGCGCCGCGGCCGACCAGCCGCATCGCCTGCGCCACCGGCGCCTGACGCGTTAGCGGTCCGCGCGCTGGAGGTGGCGGCGCGCACGCAGCGCGCTCAACTCAAAGGCCCGCGCTGCCGCCGAGGGCGTCACAGCCGCCCGTGAAGCCCTTGGCGCTGAAGGGCACCGTGGCCTCACCGCTGAGGTTGCGGGACCGGGCCGCGATCGTCAGCGTATGCGCGCCGGCGCGCTTGGGGCTGCAGTAAGAGAGCGTGTAATAGCTGGCCGCCGCGCGCGCCAGCCGCTGCCCGATGGCGCGAAAGGCGCCCCCGAGCTGCTCCCCCTCCAGGGCCGTGGCGAAGCCATCGGGGCCCAGGGCGCTCAGCTCGGCGCTGTCGATCTCGTCGCCAAGGCCGATCGAGAAGAACGAGTAGCCGGGCGGCCGACGCCGCATCGTGGCGACCGCCTGGCTGGCCTGCGAGGCGGTGCTGAGCCCCGCACGATCGGTGCCGTCCGTGAAGAGCACCAGGAAGCCCGCGCTCTCGTCGGAGGTTGCCATTAGCTGCCGGCGCACATCGAGCACCTCTATCCCCTGCAGCACGGCGCCGTAGAGGTTGGTCGAGGCATCGACGACGTTATAACCGCCGAGCCGGTCCACCGCCGCCCGCAAGCTGTCCTTGCTATAGGTGAAGTCCTGCCGACGCTGGAGCGTGGTGCGACCGTCGAACGAGTAGATCGCCGCCTCGCTCTCCTCGGGCAGCTCATTGATCAGGGCCTGCGCGGCATCCTGCAGCGCGTCGATATGGCCGACGACGCTGCCGCTGAGGTCGAGCAAGAGCGCGGTGAAGAAGTCGAACTGCCGCGGCGCGGGGACGAGCCGATGGTCGCTCTCGCTCGACGAGAGCGGCTGCCCATCCTCACTGATCGTGAAGTCGAGCTCGTCGAGGCCGTCGACGGGCTCACCGGCCGTGGTCAGCACCTGGAGCTTCAACACCACCCGGCTCGGGCTCTCGGTGATCGGCTTGCCCGAGAAGCGCACCACCAGCCCACTGGCGGCGGCGCCGTCGCCCACGCCCCCGTCTACCGCCGCCGGCGGCAGCCCATGAAAGGGATTCTCGCCGCAGGCTGCCAGCACCAGCAGCGCGCCGAGCGCCGAGCGCCGGCGCGGCGCCTGGCAAGCCCAGTCGCCGGCAGGAACGCGTCGCGGGGAAAACGGAGCCAACCGCGCAACTCGGCGGGACGTCATGGCGATCTCCTCAACTGGGGCCCAAATCCGACGGCCCTGGCCCGACGCCAGGGGCGGGTGGAAGGACCAGCCAGGCCCCGCCCATGCAACTCGCGGGCCGATGCCTCGAGCGGCGCGCCGCGCTGCGCCAGCTCAGCGGCGCAGGTGGCCGTCGCCGCGCACGAGGTACTTGTAGGTCGTGAGCTCAGGCAATCCCATCGGCCCGCGAGCGTGGAGCTTGTCGGTGCTGATGCCGATCTCGGCGCCCATGCCGAACTCGCCGCCGTCGGTGAAGCGCGTCGAGGCGTTGACGTAGACCGCCGCCGAATCGACCTCCCGCAAGAAGCGCTCCTGCGCTCCTGCGTCGCGCGCGACAATCGCGTCCGAATGCTGCGAGCCATAGCGCGCGATGTGATCGATCGCCGCGTCGAGGTCGGGCAAGACGCGCACCGCGAGGATCAGCTCGAGGTATTCCTCGTGCCAGTCCTGCTCCGTCGCCGGCGTCATCGCGGGCACGAGCTGCCGCGCGGGTTCATCGCCCCGCAGCTCGACGCCGAGGCTGAGCAAGCGCGCGGCGAGCCGAGGCAAGAAGGCCGGGGCGATGTCGCGATGCACCAACAGGGTCTCCAGCGCGTTGCAGACGCCGGGACGCTGGCACTTGGCGTTCTCGACGATCGCCAGCGCCATCTCGAGGTCGGCGCTGCGATCGACGTAGACGTGGCAGACGCCCTTGTAGTGCTTGATCACCGGGACGCGCGCCTGCTCCGTCACCGCGCGGATCAGCCCCTCGCCACCGCGCGGAATCACCAGGTCGACGCGACCGACGAGCTGCACCAGCTCGCGCACCGCGTCGCGGTCGGTGGTGGCCACGAGCTGCAGCGCCCCGGCCGGCAGGCCGGCGGCCTCACCCCCGCTGACCAACGCCGCGCCGATCGCGCGATTGGAGTGCTGAGCCTCCGACCCGCCGCGCAGGATCACGGCGTTGCCGGCCTTGATGCAGAGCACCGCCGCATCGGCCGTGACGTTGGGTCGCGCCTCGTAGATGATCCCGATCACGCCGATCGGCACGCGCACCTTGTCGATCTGCAGCCCATCGGCGCGTCGCTGACGATCGAGCCGCTCGCCCACCGGATCGGGCAGCGCGATCACCTGCCGGATGCCAGCGATCATCGCGTCGATGCGCGCATCCGTCAGCGCCAGCCGATCGAGCAGCGCGCCGCTGAGCCCGCGCTCGCGGCCCGCCGCGAGGTCACGCGCGTTGGCGGCCAGCAACGCGGCCCGTTGTTCCTCGAGCGCGCGCGCCATCCCCTCCAGCATCGCGTTCTTCGCGGCGCTCGAGCAGGCGGCCAGGCGGCGCGACCCGGCAAGCGCGCGATCCCCCAACGCCACCATTTCCTCGTGCAAGCTCATGGCTACCCCGTCGCGCCTGCGGCGCTCGCGCCTCCCGCGCCCACCACCATGTTGTCGCGGTGGATCACCTCATCGGTCGGTCTCGCGCCGAGCACGCTGGCGATCTCGGCCGTGCGCCGGCCCTGGATCTGCGCCAGCTCGACGCTGGTGTATTCCACCAGCCCGCGAGCGATCGCCTGCCCGGCGAGCGTCTTGACCGTGACCATCGCGCCGGCCGCGAAGCTGCCTTCGACCGCGCGCAGGCCGATCGGCAGCAGGCTCTTACCGCGCTCGACGATCGCGCGCGCCGCGCCATCGTCGACCACCAGCGCGCCCTGCGGCCGCTGAAAGAAGGCGATCCAGCGCTTCTTGCTGGCGAGGCCGCGCTGGCGCCCGTCGACGGTCGCGGCGGGCGTCCCGATCAGCGTGCCGACATCCTCACCGCGAAACAAGCGCGCCAGCGTGTCGCCGCGCCGCCCATCGGCGATCACCGCCGACCCGCCGACGTCGACGACGGCCTGCGCGGCGGCGAGCTTCGTCGCCATACCGCCGGTCGAGAGCGGGCTCCCCTTGCCCCAGGCCAACGCCAGCGCTTGCTCGGAGACACGCGCCAGATGGGGCACCCGTCGCGTGCGCGCCGACCCGGGCGCCGAGGGCGCGCGCAGCCCGTCGGTCGAGCTGAGCAGCACCAGCAGCGAGGCATCGACCAGCATCGTCACCAGCGCGGCGAGCTGATCGTTGTCGCCGAGCTTGATCTCGTCGACCGCCACCACGTCGTTTTCGTTGACCACCGGCACGATGCCGTGGCGCAGCAGGGTCATCATCGTGTTGCGCGCATTGAGGTGGCGCTGGCGATGCCGCAGGTCGTCATGCGTGAGCAGCACCTGTCCGACCAGGCAGCCGCACTTGGCGAAGAGCCGATCGTAGCGCGCCATCAGGCGGCTCTGACCGACGGCCGCGGCCATCTGCAGCTCCGGCACGCGCTGCGGCCGACGGGGCAGGCGCAGCGCCTCGACCCCGGCGCCGATCGCCCCCGAGGACACCAAGATGACCTGGCGCCCCGCGGCCCGCAGCGCGGCGAGCTGCTCGACCAACGCCCCGATCCGCCGCTCGTCCGGCCGCCCCGAGCGCTGCACCAGCACCCGCGTCCCAACCTTGATCACCACCCGCTGCGCACGGACCAACGCCTGCCGCTGCTCACTGACGGTCGTCATCGCGCGCCGGATATACCACAGGCCCCCGCCGCCCGGGGACGGCTGGCGCAGGGGTCGCGCGAAGGCAACGGGCGAGTGCTCTGCTGCCGCCGATGGGAGCTTCCTGGCAGCGCGGGTGACCGGCGATGAGCACTGAGGTCCTGCCACCTACGGGCGCGCGAAGATCGCCGCCAACGCTTGAGCGTCGTAGCCGCACTCATAGGGGCTTGGGTCGTGAGCTTCGAGCGCCGGATCAGCCCAGTTGCGCAGCGCCAGAAAGGTCGCGTCGTCTGGGTCGGCAGTCCTCAGGGCTGCCGGCACGCCCAGGCGGTCGAGCGCCGCCGTGCTGCCTTCGCAGAGCAGGTAGAAGGCGGTACGCGCCAGCAGGAAGGCCGTCAGGCTGGACCCCGCGAGTGCCATGCACCCCGGCTCGAAAATCTGTCCGATCTCCACGATCGGCTGGGGAAACTGCGGCGCGGCGCTGGCGGGCATCCAGAGCCCGAAGGGATTCCCGCAACCGTCGCCGCCGAAGACCAAGACCTCGTCTGGAATTGGCCACTGGTATTGGCGGAGCTGCGCGGAACTGGCCTCGAGCGATAACCCGTCGGGCGCGGAGAGGGGATAGTAGGAGAGATTGCCGCCCACCAATCCGGCGCCATCGCTGAAGAGGTAGAGCGCACGGAGCTCCGCCGGCAGCGTGTAGTCGAGCGCCCTCTCGACCGCGGCGAGCGCATCCGTTGACGCCGGCGCCCTCAACTCATGGAGTGCCGGCGCAAGCTGCCACGCTTCAATCAGTCGCTTGAGGTCCATTGAGCGCGCCCTGACCTGCTAAGAGCCTCGAAGAACTGTCAGCCCAACGTGAGCACTGCGACCGCGTCAACCCTCCAGTGCGCTCGGTGCGCTCGGCGGGCCGCCAAGGAGGTCCCGCGCGCCGCCCCGTCATGGCGTCGCGCCACCTCGCACCCCACGCGCCGCGACTCGCGGATCCGTCGACCCATCAGCGCAGGACCGGCATGACGTCACGGATCAGCGCTTCGGAGGCGGTTGCGAACACCGGTTTGGCGTGCCTGGCGTGCCTGATCCTCGAGGTAGAGCGCCTCGACCTGCCTGCGCGCCCACGGGGTCCTGCGCAGGAAGGTCAGGCTGGACTTGAGGCTTGGCTCGTAGGCGAAACAGCGGATGTTGATGCGGCTGGCCAGGTCCTCCCAGCCGCGCCGCGCCACCAACGCCTCGAGCATCACCTTCAGGGTGATGCCATGCAGCGGATTCTTGGGCTGCTCGCCTTGCATCGCTATACGAGGGTCGCGCGAAAGCGCTTCTTCTTAATCCGACCCGCGTTCAAGGCCTTGGTCGCCGCGCGACCGACCTCCCGCGCGACCGCCACGAAGGTCAGTCGATCGTGCAGCTCGATCCTGCCGACCTCGGCCGCCGAGAGCCCCCCGGCTGCGCCCGTCAGCGCGCCGAGGATATCGCCTGGGCGGAGCTTATCCTTGCGTCCCCCCGCAAGCAGAATGGTCTGCATCCGGGCCGGGCCCGCGAAGGCCTCAGCGAGCACGGACAGGGCCCCTGCGCCGGACGGCGGGGCGGGAAGCGCCTCGAGCCTTCTTCCCCTCAGCGCTTCGATGGCCCTCAGCCGTTCACCATCGCTCCGGGTCGACAAGGAGATCGCCAGCCCCGGGCGGCCGGCGCGCCCCGTCCGACCGACGCGGTGGACGTAGGTCACCGCCTGCATCGGCAGCTCGAAGTTGATCACCAGGTCGAGACCCTCGACATCGAGCCCGCGGCCCGCGACGTCAGTGGCCACCAGCAGGCGCAGGCTCTGGTTGCGAAAGCGAGCCAGCACCTGGTCGCGATGGAATTGGTCGAGGTCGCCGTGAAGACCCTCCGCGGCGGCGCCGGAGCGGCGCAGCGCCTCCGTCAACGTCGCAACGGTCGCCTTGAAGTTGCAGAAGATCAGCGCCGATTCGTGGGGCTGCTGACCAAGCACCCAATACAACGCATGCAACTTGTCCGCAGGCTCGGCGCAGACCTTCAACTCGCGCAGCTCCGCCAGACCGTCTGTGGGATCGTCGACGCTCACGCGGACCGCGTCGTGCTGATGCGCTCGGCTCACCGTCTCGATCGTCGGCGGGAAGGTCGCCGAGAAGAGCGCCGTCTGCCTGGTCTTCGGGAGGGCGCGGAGGATCTGCTCCATCTCTTCCTCGAAGCCCATCTCCAGCATGCGGTCGGCCTCGTCGAGCACCACCGTACGCAGTGCAGGCGCCTCCAGCGTGCGCCGATGCAGATGGTCAACCAGGCGTCCCGGCGTGCCCACGGCGATGTGAATGCCGAGCCTCAGCGCGGCGACCTGGGGACGCAGGGGCTCGCCGCCAGCCAAGGTCAGCACCTGGAGCCCCTCGTGCTTGCGCCCGAGCTTGCGCAACTCGCGCGCTACCTGGGCGCAGAGCTCACGCGTTGGGCAGATGACCAGCGCTTGCAAGGCGCGCGGCTCGAGCCGCAGGGTCTGCAAAATGGGCAGGCCGAAGGCCAGGGTCTTGCCGCTGCCGGTCCTCGACTGGCCGATGAGGTCCCGGCCTGCCAGGAGGATCGGGATGCTGCTCAGCTGTATTGGCGTCGGCCCTTCGTAGCCGAGCTCCTTGACGACGGCGAGGAGCGCCGGCGAGAGGGCGAGCGACGAAAACTCGGCGGAGAGCAGCGGAACGCACGGCTCGGCGGCGGCGTCCATCCAGGCTAGCCTTCGAGCCTTCCGACCGTCGGCAGTCCGTCCATCGATGACTCCCTTCGCGAGGCAGAGCACTGCAGTCCGAAATCTGCGTCCGCGGAAGGCACCCAAGGCAGCATGACGCCTACGCTTCGGCTCCTGGACCTCGCGCCGCAGCGCCGCAGTCGCTCGGTCCGCCAGCTGTCAACGGGCTGCCCACGCGATCAACGGGCTGCTAACGCCGCGGAGCGGCGGGCTCGAAATCGAGCAGCTCGACCACGGTGGTAGCCTCGAGCGCGCGATCGATCCAGGCATCGAGTAGCGGGAGGTTCGTACAGTCGAGCATCCGCGCGCGCTGGTCCTCGCTGATCGCCAGCCCGCGCGCGGCCAGTATCCGCAGTAGCGCTTGCGCTTCGCCCTCGGCCTTGCCCTTGGCCTCGCCCTCGGCCTTGCCCTTGGCCTCGCCCTCGGCCTTGCCCTGCGCGAGGTAGCGCTTGGCGAAGTCACTCTGATAGGTGTAGCCGCCGCTTTGCATCAGCTCCTCCAGTTGGCAGCGCAGCGCAGCGCCCGCGGCGCGCCAGACGACGTCGCAATATAGCATGCTGCGATCGTGCTCCAGGCCGGCTGCGGCCTCGAGCGCAGCGAGCACGACGGGGAGGCCGTTGGGCCTTTCGCCGTGGGCGGGGGCCGAGAGCACGGCCAGCTCAGGGGCAGCGCGGGCGGACGCCGCGTCCGTTACGAAGGGAATGCGTTCTGGACCGAGGACGAAGGCTTCGAAGATCGACGCCCCGGGCCCGAGGGAAACCGGCCGTCGCGCCCAGCGCGCCACCACCTCGGCGCCCGTCTTCCGCTGTTGCGGCCTGGCGGGGTTCCTGGCGGCGAGCTGGCGCCCTCCGTTGCGCACTTCGCCGCTGGCGGCTGCTGCTCGGCCGCGAGCCCGACGCGGCGGGGGCCTGGCGCGGCTGGTCGCTCCTCGGCTATGTTGCGCCAGCGATGCCGACGCTGAATCCGCTGCTGAGCTCGCTGGCTGCCTATCCTGCCGAGGCGCTGCATGCCGAGAAGCGCGCGCTCGTGGCGGCGGGGCGCGAGGTCTTCGACTTCTCTGTCGGCGACCCGCTCGAGCCCACCGATCCGCGCATCGTGGCGGCCTTGCGCGACGCCGTGCCGGCGGTCAGCCAATATCCGACGATCGCCGGCGAGGACGACTTCCGCGCGGCCTGCGCCGAGTGGGTCGCCCGACGCTTCGGCGTCGCGCTCGACCCCGCACGCGAGCTGCTGCCCAGCGCGGGCTCGAAGGAGGCGATCTTTCACCTCCCGCTGGCCTTCCTCGACCCGCAGGGACCGCGGCGCCGCGTGCTCTTCGGCACGCCGGCCTACCCCGTCTATGAGCGTGGCGCACGCTTCGCGGGCGGCGAGCCCTGGGCGGTCGAGCTGCGCGCCGAGCGCGGCTATCGCCTCGATCCCTGGGCGCTGCCCGCGGCTGCCCTCGCCGAGACCGCCCTGGTGTGGATCAACTACCCGCACAATCCGACGGGCGCGACGGTCGACCGGGACTATCTGGCGCGGCTGGCGGCGTTCTGCCGGCGCCACGACATCCTGCTCTGCAGCGACGAGTGCTACGTCGACCTCTACCTCGACGGTGAACCACCGCCCTCGCTGCTCGAGGTCGCCCGCGAGGGCGTGCTGGTCTTCCACTCGCTCTCCAAGCGCTCGGGGATGACGGGCTATCGCGCCGGCTTCATCGCCGGTGATCCGCCGCTGATCGCGGCGCTGCGCCGCGCGCGCGCCAACTTTGGCGTGGCCAGCTCGACGATGGTGCAGGCCGCGGCCGCCTCGGCCTGGCGCGACGACGCCCACGTCGCCACGCGCCGCGCGATCTTTCGCCGCAAACGCGAGCTCTTCACGCGCTTCTTCGCCGAGGTCGGCCTGGTCTGCGCGCCCTGCACCGCGACCTTCTACCTCTGGTTACGCACGCCCCTCGATCGCGACCCGCGGGGCTACGCCGCTGAGCTCGCCGAGGGCGCCGGGCTCCTCGTCAGCCCCGCACCCAACCTCGGGGTGGACCAGCCCTACGTGCGCTTGGCGCTGGTGCCGACCGAAACTGACTGCGCCCGCGCCATCGCCTGTTGGCGCGCGCTGATCACCAGGAGCGCCTCCCATGACTGAGCCAAACCCCACCGACAGCGACCTCACCGCCCTCGAGCGCGCGATCACCGAGCTGGCCCTGCGACCCGAGCTGCTCGACGAGCCCGGGCGCGCCGAGCCCGTCCACGCGACGATCGCCGCGCTCGACGCCGGTCGACTGCGCGTCGCCGAGCCAGGCGAGGGCGACTGGGTCGTCAACATCTGGGTCAAGCAAGCCATCCTGCTCTACTTCCGCCTGGCGCCGATGCGGCTGATGGAGCTCGGGCCCTTCGAGTTCCACGACAAGATCCCCCTCAAGCGCGGGCTCGACCAGCTCGGCGTACGCATCGTGCCGCCGGGGACGGCGCGCTACGGCAGCTTCCTCGCGCGCGGCGTGGTGTTGATGCCGGGCTATGTCAATATCGGGGCCTACGTCGACAGCGGCACGATGGTCGACACCTGGGCCACCGTGGGCTCCTGCGCGCAGATCGGCCGCAACGTACATCTCTCGGGCGGCGTCGGCATCGGCGGCGTGCTCGAACCACCGAGCGCCCAGCCCGTGATCATCGAGGACGGCGCCTTCATCGGCTCGCGCTGCATCGTCGTCGAGGGCGTGCGGGTCGAGCAGGAGGCGGTGCTCGGCGCCAACGTCACGCTCACGGCGTCGACGCCGATCATCGACGTCAGCGGTCCCACCGAGGTCGTCTACAAGGGTCGCGTGCCCGCGCGCTCGGTCGTGATCCCGGGCATGCGGGCGCGGCAGTTCCCGGCCGGCAGCTACGCTACGCCCTGCGCCTTGATCATCGGCCAGCGCAAGGCCTCGACCGACCGCAAGACCTCCCTCAACCAGGTCCTGCGCGACTTCGCGGTGGCGGTCTGATGGCGGCGCTGGAGCTCGTCGAACGCCTGCTGACGCTCGTCCGCATCGAGAGCGTGACCGGGCACGAACGCACGCTCTGCGACTTCCTCGCTGCCGAGCTCGGGCGTAGCGGCACGCATGCGCTCACGCGCGTAGGGCGCGCCTTCGCGCTCTACCCGCGCGCACGCCGCTGCCAGCACCTCGTCGCGCTGGTGGGTCACCTCGACACCGTCCCGCCCTCGGCCGACAACCCGCCGCGCGTCGAGGAAGGCCGCGTCTGGGGTCTTGGCGCCGCGGACATGAAGAGCGGTCTGGCGCTGATGTGGCAGCTCGCGGTCGAGCCACCCGCCGGCGCCACCTACGACCTGGCCTTCCTGTTCTATGATGGTGAGGAGGGTGCCTACGAGCAGAGCGGCCTCGGCCCCCTGCTCGAGCAGCTCGACTGGCTGGCGGAGATCGACCTGGCCTTCTGCCTCGAGCCCAGCGACAACGTGCTGCAGCTCGGTTGCCTGGGCTCGCTGCAGGCCGAGGTGACCTTCGCCGGGCGCCCGGCGCATAGCGCGCGCCCCTGGCAGGGCGACAACGCGATCCATCGCGCCGGCACGCTGCTGACGCGGCTCGCCGCGCTGCAGCCCGAGTCGGTGCGCTTTGGCGATCTGATTTACCGTGAGGTCGTCTCGGCGACGCTGGCCCACGGCGGAACGGCACGCAACGTCGTGCCTGACCGCTTCACGCTCAACCTCAACTACCGCTTCGCGCCCGGGCGCTCGCTCGAGTCGGCCGAGCAACGCGTCTGCGCGCTGGTCGACGACGAGCGCGCCAGCATCGCCTTCGTCGATCGCTGCCCCTCCGGGGCGATCCCGCTCGACAACCCAGTGCTCGCCGCCTTCCGCCGCGTTTGCGAGACGCCGGCGGCGCCCAAGCAGGCCTGGACCGACGTCGCCCGCCTGACGGCGGCCGGCATCGACGCGGTCAATTGGGGCTCCGGGGAGAACGCCCAGGCGCACCAGCCGAACGAGTCGACCTCGATCGCCCTGCTCGAGGCCGGCGAGGCGCTCTTTCGCCGCTTCCTGACCACGAGCGGCGACTGAGGGGGCCCGGGCGGCGCACCGAGCGCGGCCGGCGCGCTGCGCACACACCACCCGCACCCGCTCCTCACACGGCCTAAGGCCCTAATTTGATCGCGAGCGGTCGCCGTTGGCCGGGCCGCTATGCCCGTAGGCGTATTCCCCACCGCGGCCGTAGCGGTTGCGGTAGGCGTAGCGCTGACCGCGCGCGCCGATGCCGTTGACCACGCAGCCGAGCAGCGGCACGCGCAGGTCCGCCATGCGCCGCACCGTCTGACGCAGGGCCTGCTTCGTGGTCACCGCCGAACGGGCGACGATCACCGTGCCATCGCAGACGGAGCCCAGCACCACCGCATCGGTGACCAGCAGCACCGGCGGTGAGTCGATGACGATCAGCTCGAAGTGTTCGGAGAGCGCGTCGAGCACGACGCGCAGGCGATCGCTGTGGCAGAGCTCGGCGGGATTCGGCGGCAGCGGTCCCGCCGTCAGGACGGAGAGGTTCGGTACGCCCGTCGCCTTGGCGAAGCTGAGGGGGCTGCGGTCGCTCGTCAGGGCCGCGGTGATGCCATCGTTGAGCGGCAACCCGAAGACCCTGTGCAGCATCGCACGCCGCAGGTCGAGGTCGACCAGGAGCACGCGACGCCCCTGCTGTGCGACCGTGATCGCGAGGTTGGTCGCGGTCATCGTCTTGCCCTCGGAGGGACCCGGGCTGGTGACGAGCAAGCGCCGCAGCGGCTTGTCCGGCGACGAGAAGAGCAAATTGGTGCGGATCGCCCGGTACTCCTCGGCGCTCGTCGAGCGCGGGTGGTGCGCCGCCATCAGCTCGCGCACCTCGGCCTCCGGAACGCCGGCGCCACGCTCCTGCGCCGAGATCCCGGCGATCAGTGGCAGGCCGCCGAGGAAGACCAGGCGCTCGGCCTCGACGTCCCCCTGCGCGAGCACGGAGTTATCGAGCGCCGCGAGTAGGACGACCAACCCCAGCGCGAGCAGGAGCCCGAGCAGCGCGCCGATCAGCAGGTTGGTGCGGGTGCGCGGCCGCACCGGCACGCCCAGGGCCTCGGCCGGCTCGAGCATGCGCACGTTGTTCGAGCGCAGCTTCGAGG includes the following:
- a CDS encoding VWA domain-containing protein, whose product is MTSRRVARLAPFSPRRVPAGDWACQAPRRRSALGALLVLAACGENPFHGLPPAAVDGGVGDGAAASGLVVRFSGKPITESPSRVVLKLQVLTTAGEPVDGLDELDFTISEDGQPLSSSESDHRLVPAPRQFDFFTALLLDLSGSVVGHIDALQDAAQALINELPEESEAAIYSFDGRTTLQRRQDFTYSKDSLRAAVDRLGGYNVVDASTNLYGAVLQGIEVLDVRRQLMATSDESAGFLVLFTDGTDRAGLSTASQASQAVATMRRRPPGYSFFSIGLGDEIDSAELSALGPDGFATALEGEQLGGAFRAIGQRLARAAASYYTLSYCSPKRAGAHTLTIAARSRNLSGEATVPFSAKGFTGGCDALGGSAGL
- the dbpA gene encoding ATP-dependent RNA helicase DbpA, whose product is MDAAAEPCVPLLSAEFSSLALSPALLAVVKELGYEGPTPIQLSSIPILLAGRDLIGQSRTGSGKTLAFGLPILQTLRLEPRALQALVICPTRELCAQVARELRKLGRKHEGLQVLTLAGGEPLRPQVAALRLGIHIAVGTPGRLVDHLHRRTLEAPALRTVVLDEADRMLEMGFEEEMEQILRALPKTRQTALFSATFPPTIETVSRAHQHDAVRVSVDDPTDGLAELRELKVCAEPADKLHALYWVLGQQPHESALIFCNFKATVATLTEALRRSGAAAEGLHGDLDQFHRDQVLARFRNQSLRLLVATDVAGRGLDVEGLDLVINFELPMQAVTYVHRVGRTGRAGRPGLAISLSTRSDGERLRAIEALRGRRLEALPAPPSGAGALSVLAEAFAGPARMQTILLAGGRKDKLRPGDILGALTGAAGGLSAAEVGRIELHDRLTFVAVAREVGRAATKALNAGRIKKKRFRATLV
- the dapE gene encoding succinyl-diaminopimelate desuccinylase, translating into MAALELVERLLTLVRIESVTGHERTLCDFLAAELGRSGTHALTRVGRAFALYPRARRCQHLVALVGHLDTVPPSADNPPRVEEGRVWGLGAADMKSGLALMWQLAVEPPAGATYDLAFLFYDGEEGAYEQSGLGPLLEQLDWLAEIDLAFCLEPSDNVLQLGCLGSLQAEVTFAGRPAHSARPWQGDNAIHRAGTLLTRLAALQPESVRFGDLIYREVVSATLAHGGTARNVVPDRFTLNLNYRFAPGRSLESAEQRVCALVDDERASIAFVDRCPSGAIPLDNPVLAAFRRVCETPAAPKQAWTDVARLTAAGIDAVNWGSGENAQAHQPNESTSIALLEAGEALFRRFLTTSGD
- a CDS encoding SMI1/KNR4 family protein, with protein sequence MDLKRLIEAWQLAPALHELRAPASTDALAAVERALDYTLPAELRALYLFSDGAGLVGGNLSYYPLSAPDGLSLEASSAQLRQYQWPIPDEVLVFGGDGCGNPFGLWMPASAAPQFPQPIVEIGQIFEPGCMALAGSSLTAFLLARTAFYLLCEGSTAALDRLGVPAALRTADPDDATFLALRNWADPALEAHDPSPYECGYDAQALAAIFARP
- a CDS encoding 2,3,4,5-tetrahydropyridine-2,6-dicarboxylate N-succinyltransferase; this translates as MTEPNPTDSDLTALERAITELALRPELLDEPGRAEPVHATIAALDAGRLRVAEPGEGDWVVNIWVKQAILLYFRLAPMRLMELGPFEFHDKIPLKRGLDQLGVRIVPPGTARYGSFLARGVVLMPGYVNIGAYVDSGTMVDTWATVGSCAQIGRNVHLSGGVGIGGVLEPPSAQPVIIEDGAFIGSRCIVVEGVRVEQEAVLGANVTLTASTPIIDVSGPTEVVYKGRVPARSVVIPGMRARQFPAGSYATPCALIIGQRKASTDRKTSLNQVLRDFAVAV
- the proB gene encoding glutamate 5-kinase, translated to MTTVSEQRQALVRAQRVVIKVGTRVLVQRSGRPDERRIGALVEQLAALRAAGRQVILVSSGAIGAGVEALRLPRRPQRVPELQMAAAVGQSRLMARYDRLFAKCGCLVGQVLLTHDDLRHRQRHLNARNTMMTLLRHGIVPVVNENDVVAVDEIKLGDNDQLAALVTMLVDASLLVLLSSTDGLRAPSAPGSARTRRVPHLARVSEQALALAWGKGSPLSTGGMATKLAAAQAVVDVGGSAVIADGRRGDTLARLFRGEDVGTLIGTPAATVDGRQRGLASKKRWIAFFQRPQGALVVDDGAARAIVERGKSLLPIGLRAVEGSFAAGAMVTVKTLAGQAIARGLVEYTSVELAQIQGRRTAEIASVLGARPTDEVIHRDNMVVGAGGASAAGATG
- a CDS encoding DUF2132 domain-containing protein, giving the protein MQGEQPKNPLHGITLKVMLEALVARRGWEDLASRINIRCFAYEPSLKSSLTFLRRTPWARRQVEALYLEDQARQARQTGVRNRLRSADP
- the dapC gene encoding succinyldiaminopimelate transaminase translates to MNPLLSSLAAYPAEALHAEKRALVAAGREVFDFSVGDPLEPTDPRIVAALRDAVPAVSQYPTIAGEDDFRAACAEWVARRFGVALDPARELLPSAGSKEAIFHLPLAFLDPQGPRRRVLFGTPAYPVYERGARFAGGEPWAVELRAERGYRLDPWALPAAALAETALVWINYPHNPTGATVDRDYLARLAAFCRRHDILLCSDECYVDLYLDGEPPPSLLEVAREGVLVFHSLSKRSGMTGYRAGFIAGDPPLIAALRRARANFGVASSTMVQAAAASAWRDDAHVATRRAIFRRKRELFTRFFAEVGLVCAPCTATFYLWLRTPLDRDPRGYAAELAEGAGLLVSPAPNLGVDQPYVRLALVPTETDCARAIACWRALITRSASHD
- a CDS encoding glutamate-5-semialdehyde dehydrogenase; its protein translation is MSLHEEMVALGDRALAGSRRLAACSSAAKNAMLEGMARALEEQRAALLAANARDLAAGRERGLSGALLDRLALTDARIDAMIAGIRQVIALPDPVGERLDRQRRADGLQIDKVRVPIGVIGIIYEARPNVTADAAVLCIKAGNAVILRGGSEAQHSNRAIGAALVSGGEAAGLPAGALQLVATTDRDAVRELVQLVGRVDLVIPRGGEGLIRAVTEQARVPVIKHYKGVCHVYVDRSADLEMALAIVENAKCQRPGVCNALETLLVHRDIAPAFLPRLAARLLSLGVELRGDEPARQLVPAMTPATEQDWHEEYLELILAVRVLPDLDAAIDHIARYGSQHSDAIVARDAGAQERFLREVDSAAVYVNASTRFTDGGEFGMGAEIGISTDKLHARGPMGLPELTTYKYLVRGDGHLRR